The DNA region ACCGGCAAAAAAGAAGAGCAGAATGAGTATATGTTTTTCTCCGGCTTCGTTGGTGGCGAAAGCTATCGTTCGCTGAAGCTCATGCGCGAGAAACACCCAGAGTTCATCATCACGCACGCGGTCAAGGGTATGCTCCCGAAGAACCGTATCGCTGCGAAGATGCTCACCAAGCTCCGCGTGTTCAAGGGCTTGGCCCACGATCACGAGGCTAACAATCCCGTCAAAGTTTCCGTCTAATCCTGCCCATGTGCGCTGATAAAGCTGTTTTCACTGGTACCGGTCGCCGTAAGACCGCCACCGCTCGCATCCGTATCGTCGAAGGCACGGGCAAGCTCGTCGTCAACGACCGCGAGTTCGAGAAATATTTCTCCCACGAGAATTTTGCCAAGCAGGCTTACGCTCCTCTCGTCACGGTTGAGATGCGCGAGAAAATCGACGTTGTCGCCAATGTCGACGGTGGCGGCGTCTCCGGCCAGGCCGGCGCAGTTGCCCATGGCATCGCCCGCGCTCTCCAGAAGCTCAATCCTGAGCTCCGCGCCGCTCTTAAGAAAGCCGGTCACCTCAAACGTGACCCGCGTGCCAAAGAGCGTAAGAAGCCCGGCCAGCCAGGTGCCCGCAAGCGCTTCCAGTTCTCGAAGCGCTAAGCCGAGACACCTCGAACGTTTTCAACAAACGAGCCGCCTTCTTACCGAGGCGGCTTTTTTGTCGTCACGCATTCGCTTCAAAAACCTTCTCGATTTCCTTCCGGTCCACTCTGAATTTTTCCTCCTATGAAAGTCGGTATCATCGGCGCGTCGGGCTACTCCGGCGAACTTCTGGTCAAACTGCTCCTCGCTCATCCGCACGTCACTCTGGCGGCGGTGACTTCGCGTTCCCAAGTGGGTAAGGCGCTCTCTCAGGTGATTCCCGCGCTGCGCGGCTTCGATAAGGGGCTGAAGTTCGTCGACTCCGATGCCGCTGCGCTCTCGAAGAGCGACATCGACCTATTCTTTCTCGCGCTGCCACACGGCGCGGCGGCTGAGTTCGCCAAGGTGCTTGTCGCTGCGGGCAAACGCGTGATCGATCTGAGCGCCGACTTCCGTATCGCCGATCTGGCGACGTACGAAAGATATTACGGCAAGCATCACGCGCCTGAGTTGTTGACCCAGGCGAGGTTCGTGTTGCCCGAGCTCACGCCGACTGGCTGGAAGAACGACGTGAAACTGGTGGCGGCGCCCGGCTGTTACCCGACGAGCATTCTGGTGCCGCTCGTGCCGCTGCTCAGTGCAGGAGTTGTTTCGCGCGAGCACATCGTGGCCAACTCCTACAGCGGAGTTAGTGGCGCGGGCAAAAAGGTCGATGAGATGTATCTCTACGTGGAGCGCGCCGAGAGCATCAAGGCGTACGGCCTCGTGAAGCACCGGCATCTCGCCGAGATCGAAGAGCAGATCGCGCTGCGCACGGGTACACCGGCGATCATTCAGTTTAACCCGCACCTCGCGCCCATGCGGCGGGGAATCGCCACGACGATCACCGTGCCCGCAGCCGCTGACGGGACCATCGAGTCGCTTTATGCTGCGTGGCACTCGGCCTACGCTGGGCGTTCGTTTGTGCAGGCGATTCCGAGCGGGGAAACGCCCGACACGGCGCACGTGGTCGGGACGAATCGCGTAGACATGTCTGCGGTGTTCGATCCGCGCACAAAGAACTTCGTGATCACCTCAGTCGTCGATAACGTCGTCAAAGGTGCCAGCGGCCAAGCGGTCCAGATCATGAATTTGTGGTTTGGGTTTTCTGAAACTGCGGGACTTGTCTGAGATCGTCGGTGTTCGCTCGAAACGAAAAAGGCCGGACTCAAAAGTCCGGCCTTTTTCGTTGGTGGGAATCTGTGCGACGTCAGCTCCGGTAGTCGGCGTTTTCGCTGACGTATTCATGCGTGAGGTCGCCGCCGAAGACCGTGCATTCGCCCGCGCCATTCGCGAGATCGACTTCGATTTCCACGCAGCGTTCGTGCGGCGGGAAATCGACTGGTGGCGCGAACACGCCGTCTTTTGTCGGAGCGCTGGCGTAGAGTTCGGCGCCTTTGAGGTGGGCGACGAGGGCGGTCTCTTTCGTGGGATCGAGACGGAACGCGCCGTTGGCGAAAATTTCGATGCCGCCGATGCGTGCGCTCAGGCGGGAGAGATCGAGGCCGGGGGCGTGCGCACCGACGTGTTTGCCGATGGCTTGGACGAGGCGGCCGACGTTCGGGTCGTTGCCCGCGACGGCGCATTTGAAGAGCGGCGCGTTGACGATGGCCTTGCCGAGCGCGCGGGAGATTTCGCGTGACGGCGCGCCTTTGACGTTCACGCGGATCACGTGGCGGACGCCTTCACCGTTACGCACGACATCTTCGGCAAGATCGCGGCAGACTTGGGTGAGCGCTTTTTCGAAAGCGGCTTTGTCTGAGCACGGAACCTTGCTCGAAGAGACGAGCGCGACGGTGTCGGAGGTGCTGGTGTCGCTGTCGATGCTGATGGTGTTGAAGCTCACATCGACGGCGCGCGCGAGCATGGTGCGCAGCTCGGCGCGCGGGATGGCGATGTCGGTGAGGATATACACGAGCATCGTCGCGAGGTTGGGCTCGATCATGCCGGCGCCTTTAGCGATGCCGACTATTGAGCCGCCGCCGAGGTCGGCGCGGCGGATTTTGGGATAGAGATCGGTCGTTACGATTCCCTCTGCGGCGGGGAGAATCGAACTCGCGGTCAATGACGCGGCAGCGGCGGGCAGGCCGTTGAGAATCGCATCCACGGGCAGCGTCCAGCCGATGACGCCAGTCGAGGACGGCAGTACCGAGGTCGGAGCGATGCCGAGGAGCGCGGCGGCTTTCGCGCAGATTTGTTCGGAGGCTTCGACGCCGCCGGGCGCGCAGACGTTGGAGATTTTATTGTTCACGATGATCGCGCCGAGGGCGGGTTCATCGAGGCGTTTGCGACCGACGATGATTGGCGCGCCGGGAAAGGCGTTGCGCGTGAACATCGCGGCGAAGTCCGGCGTCGGTTGATCGAGTGTGATCAACGTAAGCGTCATTTTCGCGGGCTTCGGCGCCTCGCGCGGCATGAACTCGAAGCGCGTCGTGCCTACACGGAAACCCGCAGGCAGGGAGGCCTGGCTGGCGAGCCAGGTTCGGTGAGCGTCGCGTGACGAGAAGGTGAGTTGTGTGCTTGGCACGAGTGAGAAGTGGGGCGAGCGGCCAGTCGTGTGAAGCCGATTTTCAGAGTCTCGCGTCACGCTCTCGTGACGTCCGGGTTTGGAAATGTTTTTATCGGGCCGAAATTTATATGGAAAAGCGCGGCGCAGGTGGATTAAGCATCTCACCACTTTAGATCACTTTGAGCGCTAAACATTCCTGTCTTTCTGTTTTTTCCGCGGCCGCGAGCCGCGTGCTTTGAACGCCGATGAACGTCGCTGAAGTTACCGCAAAGGCGAAGGTGCTGCTTGAGGCGCTTCCCTACATCCAAGATTTTCGTGGCTCCACGTTTGTCGTGAAGTACGGCGGCAGTTTCATGGATGATCCCGATCCGGCCGGCCGTCTGCGCGTGGCGCACGACATCGCGTTTCTCGCGGCGGTCGGCATCAACGTCGTCGTCGTTCACGGTGGCGGCAAAGCGATCACGAAGGCGATGGAGGTCTCCGGCCTGAAGGCGAATTTCGTCAACGGCATGCGCGTCACGGACGCCGCCACGATCGCGATCGTGAAGAAGACGCTCGATGAGATCGTGAACAAAGATGTTTGCGCAGCGATTTCCCAAGCCGACGCCAATCCGAAGGGTTTGCCCGGCGACAGCGTGCTCGTTTGCCAAAAGCTCACCACCGATGATGACGGCAATCCCGTCGATCTCGGTTTCGTTGGTGAAGTGACTGAGGTGAAGGCGAAGCTCATCAAAAAGGAAATCGCGGACGGTTTCGTGCCGGTGATTTCGCCGGTCGCCGAGGACAACGACGGCAAGCCGTACAATATCAACGCGGACGTCGCCGCTGGTCGTGTGGCGAGTGCGTTGCGGGCGCGGCGGCTCGTGTACATGAGCGATGTCCCCGGACTTCTCTCCGCACCGCCTGACCCGGCGTCGCTTATTTCCACGCTGAAGATCAGCCAGGTAGATGACCTCAAGAAGAAGGGCGTCATCGACAAAGGTATGCGGCCCAAAGTCGCCAGCGCGATCCGCGCGCTGCAAGACGGCGTGCAACGCGTCCACTTCATCGATGGGCGTCTGCCGCACAGCTTGTTGTTGGAGATCTTCACCGACAAGGGCACGGGCACCGAGATCGTCCACGGTTAAAACCGTGCGGCAGACTCAACGCGCATTTGCGCTGGGTGAGATTCGCCCCTTGGTTTTCGCCCTCCGAAAGCCGTTAGCTTTTTTGTGACTATGAACTCCCCGACCGCCCTCCGCACGAGCACCGCCGATCTTTACGACGCGCATGTGATGAAGAATTACGCGCGTGCTCCGCTCACGCTCGTGCGCGGACGTGGAGCGCTGGTCTGGGACGATCAGGGAAAACAGTTTCTCGATTTCACCTCGGGCATCGCGGTGAGCGCGCTCGGGCATTGTCATCCGCATTGGGTCGCGGCGGTGCAGCGGCAGGCGGGCGAGCTGATTCACACGAGTAATCTTTTTCGGAATCCGAATCAGGGCGAACTCGCGCGGCGGCTCATCGGCTACGCGGGGCCGGGTCGGGTATTTTTCTGCAACAGCGGCGCCGAGGCGAACGAAGCGCTCATCAAACTCGCGCGTCTGCACGGCGTGAAGAAATCCGGCGGTGAAGAGGGCAAATGCTACAAGGTGATCTGCGCGAAGAACGCGTTTCACGGCCGTACGTTTGGCGGCATGAGTGCGACGCCGCAGGCGAAAATCCAGAAGGGTTTTGCTCCACTCGTACCCGGTTTCTCGTTTGGCGAATTGAATAACCTCCAGAGTTTCGCCGATCTGATCGACGATCAGACGGCGGCGATTTTCGTCGAAACGATCCAGGGCGAAGGCGGCGTGAATGCTTGCACGCCTGAGTTCCTCGTTGGCCTCCGCAAGCTCTGCAACGAGCGCAATCTGCTGCTGCTCCTCGATGAAGTGCAGTGCGGCATCGGGCGCACGGGAAAATTTTATGCCTTCGAGTATGCGGGCGTGACGCCTGATGCGATTGGCATGGCTAAAGGTCTCGGTGGAGGGATGCCGATCGGCGCGGTCTGGGTGCGCGAAAATGCGGCGGAGCTTTTTCAGCCCGGCTCACATGGCACGACCTTCGGAGGCACGCCGCTCGCGTGTGCGGCGGCGCTGGCGGTGCTCGATGTGATCGAGAAGGAGCGGCTGCTCGAAAAAGTTTCGATCAACAGCACGACGTGGATCGGCGCGCTCAAGCAACTCGCGACGGAGTTCCCGGCGCAGCTGCTGGGCGTGCGCGGGCAGGGTTATCTCGTGGGCCTGCAGCTCGCGAGCGATCCGGCGCCGACGCTGGCCGCGCTGCGCGAGGCAGGGCTGCTTGCGCCGATGGCGGGTGGAAATGTGATCCGCTTGCTGCCGCCGCTCACGGCGACGCCGCAGGAGCTGGCGCAATCGGTGGAGATTCTCCGCAAGGTTTTCGCGGCGAAGTCGGTGGCCTGATTTGTTTCAAATAGTCGCTCGCGCGAACGAAAGCGCGGCGATTTCGCGAAGACTTCATAAGGACTTCATTTGAGTCGGTGAAGATGGCGGTGCTTCGATGAAGTGCCGCCATCTTCTTTTTTTCGTTTCGCTTCTGCTGTCGTGGTCCGCCGCGACCGCGAGTTTGCCGCAGGACGTTTATGTGTGGCAGCGGCAGTGGACTGAGGCGGTTAACGCGTCGCTTGGGAAAATCAGAGACGATGTGGGACGTGTTCACGTGCTGGCTGCCGAGGTGAACTGGAAGTCGGGACGCATGGAAGTGTTTCGCGCGGAGCCGGATTATGCGGTGCTGAAAAGGCTGGGTGTTGAGGTGGGGCTGGTTGTCCGAATCGGTCCTTACGGCGGACCGTTTGCGAGAGGAGACGCGGTGACATCGCGGCTGAAGGAAATTGTGGAGGAGCGATTACGCGCGGCACGTGATGCCGGACTCGAACCGGCAGAGCTGCAGATGGACTTTGACTGCGCGGAGGCGAAGCTCGCGGACTATCGCGAGTGGTTGCTCGCGTTGCGCGAGGCGGCTGGCGCTGTGCCGCTCGTGTTCACGGCGCTTCCGGCGTGGTTGAGGCATGAGCGTGAGTTTCGCGCGCTCGCGGAAACGGCGGATGGGTTTGTGCTGCAGGTCCACTCGTTGGAAAAGCCGCGTGGCGTGAATGAGCCGGTGGTGTTGTGTGATCCGGCGCGGTCGCGGGTGTGGGCGCTGCAGGCGTCGCGAGCGGGTGTGCCGTTTCGCGTGGCGTTGCCGACTTATGGATACGAGGTGGGTTTTGCAGCGGACGGGAAATTCATCGGGCTGGCGGCGGAAGGGTCGCGGCGCTCGTGGCCGGAGGGCGCGCAGATTCGCGAAGTGCGGGCTGATGTGGAAGCGATGCGTGTGCTGGCGCGTGAGCTTGAGGAGAGTGCGCTGGCGGATTTTGCAGGCGTGATCTGGTTCCGGCTTCCGGTGGAGGGAGACCGGCTCAACTGGGATGTGCGGACGCTTGTGGCG from Nibricoccus aquaticus includes:
- the argC gene encoding N-acetyl-gamma-glutamyl-phosphate reductase; translation: MKVGIIGASGYSGELLVKLLLAHPHVTLAAVTSRSQVGKALSQVIPALRGFDKGLKFVDSDAAALSKSDIDLFFLALPHGAAAEFAKVLVAAGKRVIDLSADFRIADLATYERYYGKHHAPELLTQARFVLPELTPTGWKNDVKLVAAPGCYPTSILVPLVPLLSAGVVSREHIVANSYSGVSGAGKKVDEMYLYVERAESIKAYGLVKHRHLAEIEEQIALRTGTPAIIQFNPHLAPMRRGIATTITVPAAADGTIESLYAAWHSAYAGRSFVQAIPSGETPDTAHVVGTNRVDMSAVFDPRTKNFVITSVVDNVVKGASGQAVQIMNLWFGFSETAGLV
- the argB gene encoding acetylglutamate kinase; amino-acid sequence: MNVAEVTAKAKVLLEALPYIQDFRGSTFVVKYGGSFMDDPDPAGRLRVAHDIAFLAAVGINVVVVHGGGKAITKAMEVSGLKANFVNGMRVTDAATIAIVKKTLDEIVNKDVCAAISQADANPKGLPGDSVLVCQKLTTDDDGNPVDLGFVGEVTEVKAKLIKKEIADGFVPVISPVAEDNDGKPYNINADVAAGRVASALRARRLVYMSDVPGLLSAPPDPASLISTLKISQVDDLKKKGVIDKGMRPKVASAIRALQDGVQRVHFIDGRLPHSLLLEIFTDKGTGTEIVHG
- the rplM gene encoding 50S ribosomal protein L13 codes for the protein MKTFLAKKETVQPKWHLIDAEGVVLGRLAVKAANIIRGRHKASYTPSVDTGDFVVVINADKVVLTGKKEEQNEYMFFSGFVGGESYRSLKLMREKHPEFIITHAVKGMLPKNRIAAKMLTKLRVFKGLAHDHEANNPVKVSV
- the rpsI gene encoding 30S ribosomal protein S9; amino-acid sequence: MCADKAVFTGTGRRKTATARIRIVEGTGKLVVNDREFEKYFSHENFAKQAYAPLVTVEMREKIDVVANVDGGGVSGQAGAVAHGIARALQKLNPELRAALKKAGHLKRDPRAKERKKPGQPGARKRFQFSKR
- a CDS encoding DUF3142 domain-containing protein; the protein is MKCRHLLFFVSLLLSWSAATASLPQDVYVWQRQWTEAVNASLGKIRDDVGRVHVLAAEVNWKSGRMEVFRAEPDYAVLKRLGVEVGLVVRIGPYGGPFARGDAVTSRLKEIVEERLRAARDAGLEPAELQMDFDCAEAKLADYREWLLALREAAGAVPLVFTALPAWLRHEREFRALAETADGFVLQVHSLEKPRGVNEPVVLCDPARSRVWALQASRAGVPFRVALPTYGYEVGFAADGKFIGLAAEGSRRSWPEGAQIREVRADVEAMRVLARELEESALADFAGVIWFRLPVEGDRLNWDVRTLVALTRGEQPQVCLRAGIAWSEGDAGRAEIYVENAGDMNVALPKRLVAKWPAGARVLALDALAGYSLMAGAAGGGATFAMGEAAQLAVLAPGRRRRVGWIRFSHEISLQIEIIAESSRA
- a CDS encoding bifunctional ornithine acetyltransferase/N-acetylglutamate synthase, with the protein product MPSTQLTFSSRDAHRTWLASQASLPAGFRVGTTRFEFMPREAPKPAKMTLTLITLDQPTPDFAAMFTRNAFPGAPIIVGRKRLDEPALGAIIVNNKISNVCAPGGVEASEQICAKAAALLGIAPTSVLPSSTGVIGWTLPVDAILNGLPAAAASLTASSILPAAEGIVTTDLYPKIRRADLGGGSIVGIAKGAGMIEPNLATMLVYILTDIAIPRAELRTMLARAVDVSFNTISIDSDTSTSDTVALVSSSKVPCSDKAAFEKALTQVCRDLAEDVVRNGEGVRHVIRVNVKGAPSREISRALGKAIVNAPLFKCAVAGNDPNVGRLVQAIGKHVGAHAPGLDLSRLSARIGGIEIFANGAFRLDPTKETALVAHLKGAELYASAPTKDGVFAPPVDFPPHERCVEIEVDLANGAGECTVFGGDLTHEYVSENADYRS
- a CDS encoding aspartate aminotransferase family protein — encoded protein: MNSPTALRTSTADLYDAHVMKNYARAPLTLVRGRGALVWDDQGKQFLDFTSGIAVSALGHCHPHWVAAVQRQAGELIHTSNLFRNPNQGELARRLIGYAGPGRVFFCNSGAEANEALIKLARLHGVKKSGGEEGKCYKVICAKNAFHGRTFGGMSATPQAKIQKGFAPLVPGFSFGELNNLQSFADLIDDQTAAIFVETIQGEGGVNACTPEFLVGLRKLCNERNLLLLLDEVQCGIGRTGKFYAFEYAGVTPDAIGMAKGLGGGMPIGAVWVRENAAELFQPGSHGTTFGGTPLACAAALAVLDVIEKERLLEKVSINSTTWIGALKQLATEFPAQLLGVRGQGYLVGLQLASDPAPTLAALREAGLLAPMAGGNVIRLLPPLTATPQELAQSVEILRKVFAAKSVA